GGCGCCGGTATTGAGGATTTTGACCATTCGTCGCGATCTCCCTCTGGATTAACGTAACGTAACAGAAAATATCCCGCCAGGAAAAGCAGGATCACCGGCGAAAAGCCCAAACGGGCATTTTGTAGCCACCACGTGAACAGACCGATCAGCCCCGGCGCAAGGAATGCAGTGGCCTTGCCCGACAGTGCGAACAGCCCAAAGGCTTCGGTCGGGCGCTCGGGATGGGTGTGCCGCACCATCATGGAACGGCTGGCCGAATAAATGCCGCCACCCGCACCGCCAATGATTGCGCCGCAGATGTAAAACACGATGTCGGGCAGGGATGATCCCGGGGCCAGCGGCACCCCGAAAAACGTTTCGCGCGACATGCCGACGATGATCACGCAGACGACCATCAGGGTGATGATACAGAAATGGATCACGGGGCGGGGGCCGTATTTGCGATCCATCCGTCCGGCAATGGATGTCGAGATGGCGGCCGTAATCGCACCGACAACGCCAAACACGGCGATCTGCATCAGCTGCCAATCCAGCACCAGTGCAGCGTAAACGCCACCAAAGGCATAAAGCGCATTCAGCGCGTCACGATACAGCATCGACGAGATTAGAAAATTCAGCAGGCTTTTGCGTTTGACCACACCCTTGAGCGAGGTTTTCAGATCGCGCAGTGCCTCGCCCATACCACCCTGTCGGTTCGGGTCGCGGCCTTCGCGCACATACATCCAGTACGGGATCATGAAGATGGCAAACCAGACAGCAATGAATGGTCCGACAATGCGCGTGCCTTCGCGCAATTCGCCGTCCAAGCCGAATGGCGGTGGGTTGCCCATCAGGGTCTTACCTTCAGAGAGCTCAAAGAAAAACACCAGCATGATGGCGAGCGAGACAACACCGCCCCAATAGCCCAGCGCAGCTCCATCCCCCGAAATCCGCCCGATTTCATCCTTGTCACCAAGGCTGGGCAGAATGGCGTTGGTAAAGATCAGCGCATATTCGGCGGCCACAAAGGCGATACAAAACGCGATCAGTGCAAACCAGATCGCCGATCCGTCCGGCACCATATACCACAACATCCATGCGGCAATGACATAGATGATCGAAAACCCGATGAGCCAAGGCATCCGCCGTCCGGTGCTATCGGCATATGCCCCGAGGATCGGCGCGGTAATGGCGATAAATAGCCCGGCGAGGGTCTGACCCAATGACCAAACCGTTTGTGCCTGCGCATCGGCGGCACCTTCGGCCATGCCGCCCGTCATGAAATATTCCGCCGCGACCGTCGCGAAATACGGGCCAAATATGAACGTCAGACCAAGGGTATAAAACGGTTGTGTGGCCCAATCAAAAGCCATCCACCCCCAAATGCGTTTGCGTGCTGCCGTTGCCATTCTGGCGTCCCCCTGTTTTTCAGGGATAAGACCCGCTGTGCGGCAATCTGGCAAGGCATGATCTTAGGACGCGAGGGCGCGCGGCTGTTCGTCGTTGGTATCCTGCATCGGTGGCCAGGGGCGCGTGGCCTCGGCGGCGATCCAGTTTTGCACCCAGGCGGCGGGAACGGGCCGCGGCGCGGTGATCCCGAGCGCGGCAATCAATTGATCG
This portion of the Octadecabacter sp. SW4 genome encodes:
- a CDS encoding MFS transporter, translated to MATAARKRIWGWMAFDWATQPFYTLGLTFIFGPYFATVAAEYFMTGGMAEGAADAQAQTVWSLGQTLAGLFIAITAPILGAYADSTGRRMPWLIGFSIIYVIAAWMLWYMVPDGSAIWFALIAFCIAFVAAEYALIFTNAILPSLGDKDEIGRISGDGAALGYWGGVVSLAIMLVFFFELSEGKTLMGNPPPFGLDGELREGTRIVGPFIAVWFAIFMIPYWMYVREGRDPNRQGGMGEALRDLKTSLKGVVKRKSLLNFLISSMLYRDALNALYAFGGVYAALVLDWQLMQIAVFGVVGAITAAISTSIAGRMDRKYGPRPVIHFCIITLMVVCVIIVGMSRETFFGVPLAPGSSLPDIVFYICGAIIGGAGGGIYSASRSMMVRHTHPERPTEAFGLFALSGKATAFLAPGLIGLFTWWLQNARLGFSPVILLFLAGYFLLRYVNPEGDRDEWSKSSIPAP